A single Nostoc sp. PCC 7107 DNA region contains:
- a CDS encoding glycosyltransferase family 4 protein, with translation MRIAWIGKKSPFCGNVTYSREITNALLDRGHEVSFLHFAQEEPEPDNWPKFQEVSLPFIYKSQVYTIPALKATKVLTESLREIKPDIVHASLTLSPLDFVLPEICEQLNLPLIATFHTPFAGKGAKLISGTQLIAYQLYAPFLDNYHRVIVFSQIQRELLARMGVREENIAVIPNGVDTVKYSPGYSTIKTEFKAERLFVYQGRIAPEKNVEALLRAWKQSDMGTESKLLIVGDGPLRPSLEQFYGAEYGIFWLGFVAEEERRVNILRGADVFILPSLVEGLSLSLLEAMSSGVACIATDVGADGEVLEKGAGIVLSTKTVRSQLKTLLPLCQDHPELTTLLGQKARNRVLERYTLDKNITQLEELYKEVLLQQPVHLSWGA, from the coding sequence ATGCGTATAGCCTGGATTGGAAAAAAATCACCCTTTTGTGGCAATGTCACCTACAGTCGAGAGATAACGAATGCTTTATTAGATAGGGGTCATGAAGTTAGTTTTCTTCACTTCGCCCAAGAAGAACCCGAACCAGACAACTGGCCAAAATTCCAAGAAGTATCTTTACCTTTCATTTATAAGTCTCAAGTTTATACAATTCCGGCGCTCAAAGCGACAAAAGTTTTAACAGAATCCTTAAGAGAAATCAAGCCAGATATAGTTCACGCTTCCTTAACTTTATCGCCGCTTGACTTTGTTTTACCAGAAATTTGCGAACAACTAAATTTGCCTTTAATTGCCACTTTCCACACACCATTTGCAGGTAAAGGGGCAAAACTCATATCAGGAACTCAACTGATAGCCTATCAGTTGTATGCACCTTTTTTAGATAACTATCATCGGGTGATTGTATTTTCGCAAATTCAGAGAGAACTACTTGCACGTATGGGTGTGCGGGAAGAAAATATCGCCGTTATTCCCAATGGAGTAGATACAGTTAAATATTCTCCAGGATATTCCACCATTAAAACCGAATTTAAAGCTGAACGCTTATTTGTCTACCAAGGAAGGATAGCCCCAGAAAAAAATGTTGAAGCTTTGCTGCGGGCTTGGAAACAGTCAGATATGGGGACAGAAAGTAAGTTATTAATTGTTGGAGATGGCCCTTTAAGACCTTCTTTAGAGCAATTTTATGGTGCAGAATACGGCATCTTTTGGTTAGGTTTTGTGGCAGAAGAAGAAAGACGAGTAAACATATTAAGGGGTGCAGATGTATTTATTTTGCCTTCTTTGGTAGAAGGATTGTCTCTGTCTTTATTAGAAGCAATGTCTAGTGGAGTAGCTTGTATAGCTACAGATGTAGGTGCAGATGGAGAAGTATTGGAAAAAGGGGCTGGTATAGTATTAAGTACGAAAACAGTGCGATCGCAATTGAAAACCCTTTTACCACTATGCCAAGACCATCCAGAGTTAACAACTCTACTAGGACAAAAAGCGAGAAATCGTGTTTTAGAGCGATATACATTGGATAAAAATATTACACAGCTAGAAGAATTGTATAAGGAAGTTTTACTACAGCAACCTGTACATCTTAGCTGGGGAGCCTAA
- a CDS encoding peptidase produces the protein MGKITLNPMLNIRKFLTALVLTISTGLLIILANFPSSAVSLPTPRLHPLPATLLQWKDSQNSGDYFSQVVTTEVGYLIWSQFPVRVYVERPKTISNQQAETWVKSVVQAVQEWSVYVPLTLVEKPEIADIKIERKAPPLKLSADRKIPRARSALTTYQLYTKNNVLLHRFTILLSPSQTGNYVVAAARHELGHALGIWGHSPSQTDALYFSQVRNPPNISARDVNTLKRVYQQPTSLGWSLIDIQKSHKFRLPS, from the coding sequence ATGGGGAAAATCACCCTAAACCCGATGTTAAATATTAGAAAATTCCTAACAGCCCTTGTATTAACTATAAGTACAGGGCTGTTAATTATTTTGGCGAACTTTCCATCCAGCGCAGTATCTTTACCTACCCCAAGACTTCATCCCTTACCAGCTACACTGCTTCAGTGGAAAGATAGTCAAAATAGTGGTGATTACTTTTCTCAAGTTGTAACAACTGAAGTGGGTTATTTAATTTGGTCACAATTTCCAGTTCGAGTTTATGTAGAACGACCAAAAACTATTAGTAATCAACAAGCAGAAACATGGGTGAAAAGTGTTGTGCAGGCTGTACAGGAATGGAGTGTTTATGTGCCTTTAACATTAGTAGAAAAGCCAGAAATTGCTGATATCAAAATTGAGCGAAAAGCTCCGCCATTAAAGCTTTCAGCAGATAGAAAAATCCCCCGTGCGCGTTCTGCTTTAACTACATACCAGTTGTATACCAAAAACAACGTTTTATTGCACCGTTTTACTATTCTGTTGAGTCCTAGTCAGACAGGTAATTATGTCGTTGCTGCTGCACGCCATGAACTTGGCCACGCCTTGGGAATTTGGGGTCATAGTCCATCACAAACTGATGCTTTATATTTTTCCCAAGTTCGCAACCCACCGAATATTTCAGCTAGAGATGTCAATACTTTGAAGCGAGTTTATCAACAGCCCACAAGTTTAGGCTGGTCTCTAATAGATATTCAAAAATCGCACAAATTTAGGCTCCCCAGCTAA
- the secG gene encoding preprotein translocase subunit SecG translates to MTVANIVQIVWALAALGLIVLVLLHSPKGDGIGAIGGQAQLFSSTKSAENTLNRITWALTVIFLGLTVVLSAGWLPK, encoded by the coding sequence TGTTTGGGCATTAGCCGCCCTCGGACTAATTGTTTTAGTATTGCTGCACAGCCCTAAAGGTGATGGCATTGGTGCTATTGGTGGACAAGCCCAATTATTTAGCAGTACCAAGAGTGCAGAAAACACCTTAAACCGAATTACTTGGGCTTTGACAGTAATTTTTCTCGGTTTAACAGTGGTTTTAAGTGCAGGTTGGCTACCTAAATAA